One stretch of Macaca nemestrina isolate mMacNem1 chromosome 17, mMacNem.hap1, whole genome shotgun sequence DNA includes these proteins:
- the LOC139359547 gene encoding uncharacterized protein, with the protein MMFKLSLIGLLFMFVNIPGTTSTSTTSNSMAVSSTASSLNTGTSTNPRMNTNPGTSPDLKMTSSPKMTPNSNTSLNTAVTPKTATTMNMNTVTNGSTNPRMNPNPRTSPDLKMTSSPKMTPNSNTSLNTAVTPKTATTMNMNTVTNGSTNPRMNPNPGTSPDLKMTSSPKMTPNFNTSLNTAVTPKTATTMNMNTVTNGSTNPRMNPNPGTSPDLKMTSSPKMTPNSNTSLNTAVTPKTATTMNMNTVTNGSTNPRMNPNPGTSPDLKMTSSPKMTPNSNTSLNTAVTPKTATTMNMNTVTNGSTNPRMNPNPGTSPDLKMTSSPKMTPNSNTSLNIAVTPKTATTMNMCTVTNGRTILNPMDNVHFIFYVIFLLFCVHLHSG; encoded by the coding sequence ATGATGTTCAAGCTATCACTGATCGGCCTGCTCTTCATGTTTGTTAACATTCCGGGAACAACTTCAACATCAACAACCTCAAATTCTATGGCAGTATCCAGTACCGCATCAAGCCTGAATACCGGGACGAGCACCAATCCCAGAATGAACACCAATCCTGGGACAAGTCCAGATCTCAAAATGACCTCGAGTCCCAAGATGACTCCAAATTCCAACACAAGTCTGAATACAGCAGTGACCCCAAAGACAGCCACAACTATGAATATGAACACTGTGACAAATGGTAGCACCAATCCCAGAATGAACCCCAATCCTAGGACAAGCCCAGATCTCAAAATGACCTCGAGTCCCAAGATGACTCCAAATTCCAACACAAGTCTGAATACAGCAGTGACCCCAAAGACAGCCACAACTATGAATATGAACACTGTGACAAATGGTAGCACCAATCCCAGAATGAACCCCAATCCTGGGACAAGCCCAGATCTCAAAATGACCTCGAGTCCCAAGATGACTCCAAATTTCAACACAAGTCTGAATACAGCAGTGACCCCAAAGACAGCCACAACTATGAATATGAACACTGTGACAAATGGTAGCACCAATCCCAGAATGAACCCGAATCCTGGGACAAGCCCAGATCTCAAAATGACCTCGAGTCCCAAGATGACTCCAAATTCCAACACAAGTCTGAATACAGCAGTGACCCCAAAGACAGCCACAACTATGAATATGAACACTGTGACAAATGGTAGCACCAATCCCAGAATGAACCCCAATCCTGGGACAAGTCCAGATCTCAAAATGACCTCGAGTCCCAAGATGACTCCAAATTCCAACACAAGTCTGAATACAGCAGTGACCCCAAAGACAGCCACAACTATGAATATGAACACTGTGACAAATGGTAGCACCAATCCCAGAATGAACCCCAATCCTGGGACAAGTCCAGATCTCAAAATGACCTCGAGTCCCAAGATGACTCCAAATTCCAACACAAGTCTGAATATAGCAGTGACCCCAAAGACAGCCACAACTATGAATATGTGCACTGTGACAAATGGTAGGACCATACTCAATCCAATGGACAACGTTCACTTTATTTTCTATGTaatatttttgctgttttgtGTACACTTGCACTCGGGCTGA